In one Silene latifolia isolate original U9 population chromosome 10, ASM4854445v1, whole genome shotgun sequence genomic region, the following are encoded:
- the LOC141605444 gene encoding uncharacterized protein LOC141605444 has protein sequence MAKKRKSMVTNLDEVDRTMYATFCSGANSLSQLYTQAMNHQKLSFQAGERHGLEKLYQWILRQQEAGSRVAPVDIMTYLKNELDYYGDETTMSPRAPVQHHHPPPPTFFSNSGLLVSEPSAQTPAAQLLRPEQENQSKSLVFSNALSSPIRRSLQPYHLAQGGYYPNSSPGTLVARSSETNFAGHQNRESNSNDSSMDMHQDSPGPESNY, from the exons ATGGCGAAAAAGAGGAAATCAATGGTAACAAACTTAGATGAGGTTGATAGAACGATGTACGCAACGTTTTGCAGTGGTGCGAATTCGCTTTCTCAGCTTTACACTCAAGCTATGAATCATCAAAAGTTGTCGTTTCAAGCTGGTGAACGCCATGGCCTT GAGAAGCTTTATCAGTGGATTTTAAGACAACAAGAGGCTGGATCAAGAGTTGCACCAGTTGACATAATGACCTACCTTAAG AATGAGCTTGATTATTATGGAGACGAGACGACTATGTCCCCTCGAGCCCCAGTTCAGCATCATCATCCTCCACCACCAACATTTTTTTCAAATAGTGGCCTCCTTGTTTCTGAGCCATCAGCCCAAACACCGGCTGCTCAGCTACTGAGACCTGAGCAAGAAAACCAGTCTAAGAGTCTAGTCTTCTCAAATGCTTTATCGAGCCCAATCCGTCGTAGTCTTCAGCCGTATCATCTTGCCCAAGGAGGATATTACCCTAATAGCAGTCCGGGAACCCTTGTGGCTCGAAGCAGTGAAACCAATTTTGCAGGTCATCAGAACAGGGAGTCAAATTCCAATGATTCCTCGATGGATATGCATCAAGATAGCCCAGGCCCAGAATCTAACTACTGA